In Anser cygnoides isolate HZ-2024a breed goose chromosome Z, Taihu_goose_T2T_genome, whole genome shotgun sequence, a genomic segment contains:
- the LOC106046391 gene encoding uncharacterized protein produces the protein MKNTLKSNDQIDWEGEATQVIRFSQGFRQCCSAQAAKSRTKCLPLEGNWLKANLCSAIQQQLLKSQQEMPGIAQKAAILGKQMDPKTLVCMQIQFSKWKFGRQAVKLPVFRLRKTVKCYLLTEDSKTVHFDLDEDGHHEISTKDSQSHEDIAWLSMFTSNEPAVSAKTCSKNVVVLTQRSKHNEFVLLCKGKKQLCLKVLKGCCSEPDYPSMRRRNRKTCKHEDPDFKQLSEDNHFFIMHCEGESVKFQCYEDTNYFLHVNDDSLDIRKPDHKDPNGEKNFFFRVSYL, from the exons atgaagaacacATTGAAGTCAAATGATCAAATT GACTGGGAAGGTGAGGCAACTCAGGTTATCAGGTTTTCTCAAGGATTTCGACAATGCTGCTCCGCTCAGGCCGCCAAAAGCCGTACGAAGTGCTTGCCTCTGGAAGGCAACTGGCTAAAGGCAAATCTCTGCAGTGCAatacagcagcagcttctgaaaaGTCAG caAGAGATGCCAGGTATCGCCCAGAAGGCTGCTATTTTAGGTAAACAGATGGACCCTAAAACTCTTGTTTGTATGCAGATCCAATTTTCAAAGTGGAAATTTGGGAGACAGGCAG TAAAATTGCCAGTGTTTAGACTGCGAAAAACAGTGAAGTGCTATTTACTGACTGAAGATTCAAAAACAGTGCATTTTGACTTAGATGAAGATGGTCATCATGAAATATCAACCAAAGATTCACAGTCCCATGAAG ATATCGCGTGGTTAAGCATGTTCACAAGCAATGAACCAGCAGTTAGTG CAAAAACATGCTCTAAAAATGTGGTGGTCCTCACACAGAGATCAAAGCATAACGAATTTGTCCTGTTGTGCAAGGGTAAAAAGCAGCTCTGTCTGAAG GTCTTAAAAGGATGTTGTTCAGAGCCAGATTATCCTTCAATGAGAAGAcgcaacaggaaaacatgcaagCACGAAGATCCTGACTTCAAACAG CTGAGCGAAGATAATCACTTTTTCATCATGCATTGTGAAGGAGAGTCAGTGAAATTCCAGTGCTATGAAGACACAAATTACTTTCTGCATGTGAATGATGACTCACTTGATATACGCAAGCCAGATCACAAAGACCCCAATGGAGAGAaaaattttttcttcagggtGTCATACttatag